The nucleotide window TACGGCAGGTGTGTATTCTGCGGCTTTTGTGTCGACGTATGCCCGGTTGACGCACTTAAGGAGACCAGAGTCCATGATGCGACTTTTACCAACAGGAGGGATCTAGTGTTTAGGCCGGATAGGTTTGACCAGGATTTTGATTCTCCAGCTCCGGTGGAAGGCGTAGTTAAAAAAATGAAGACAGTAATAGATGAGAAAAAGGGGATAAAGTATGTACCAGACGAATGATTTCCAACTTAGCTTGTTTATAATTTTCTCTGTCTTTAGCATAGCCTCCGCTTTATTTATCACTAGGCAAAGGAATGTCTTCTACGCCTCAGTAGGGCTAGCTTTTTTAGGTATAGCAACTGCTGTCCTTATAGCTCTACTAAACCCTTCAGCATATGCCTTTTACTCCGCCTTTCACTTATTCCTATACGTAGGTTCAGCAGTAGTATTCTTGTCTATTTCCCTAGTTGTCTTCAGGGGTCTAGAGGTAAGAGAAGTGCAAATCCCTTGGGCGGGACTTGTAGCACTAGTAGTTGGTGCTCTAACGTTTTTAGGACTATTCGTGACTTTTACCTCATTAACTGGTATAAAATACACCCCTGTAACGTTTAATCTAGTCCAATTTGCGAACACTTTTTTACAACAATACTGGTTCCCTACTGTAATTTTAGTCATAGCCCTCCTCACGACTATGATAGAAGCCCTATCTCTAGCTAGAGGTGAAAGATCGTGATCTTAGGAGATCTTGGTCTGGTAATAGCTATTATTCTTCTAGCTATAGGTGCTTATGGCCTTCTCAATAGTAAAAACATAATCAGGGTCTTACTCTCTTCCGAGATAATAGTAAACGCCTCGATTTTAATGGTATTTTCAGCCTCATCTATCCTCAACCATGTATATTTACCAATATTTTTTTCTATTTTTGCCATAGGTATGGCTCTAATAGAAGTAGTAGTCGCATTCGCGGCTATTTTCCTCTATTATAGGACAAAGGGTAGTCTGGAGGTAGAGTAAGGGATGATATCCTTATTTATTTTCATAATATCTTTCGCTCTTGCTTCTATGGCGTTTTTTATTAAAGGGAAAGGGAGCGGTATAGCCTCAGCACTTTCAATCCTAGTCAATATTTACTTTGTTTTTAGGTACGGGTTATACTATACGTTTTATGTCGCTAGTGACATAGGCAGTTTTGGGTTCACGGTAAACGACTTTAACTACGCCTTTATAGTCACGATAATATTAGTGACGTTAGTCACCGTGTTCTATTCTACCAGATATATGGAGAAGAAATTCCACGAAATAGGAAAAGAAAGCTGGAGCCTTTATTACGGTCTCTACAGTCTATTCGCTATCTCGATGCTATATGTGGTAGTTTCCACTAACCTCCTAGAACTTTACGTATTTTTAGAGATTGCATTAGTGACGTCATTCCTCCTAATACTCCTCTACGGTTACGGTGATAGGAGGAGAATAAGCTTAATGTATTTTATATGGACACATATAGGTACTATACTTACTTTAACATCTATTGTCATCCTCGGGCTAACTACAGGAAAGATGGACATATACTCGTCATACGGCATACCTTACGATTATTCATCGCTCTCTCTCGCTGAGCTAATATTTCTAGTAGGCATCATAGGTATGTTGGTAAAAGGTGCTATAGCCGGTTTCAACATATGGTTACCATATGCCCACGGAGAGGCCCCTACACCTATATCTATCCTCCTCAGCCCTAACATGGTGGGGCTAGGGATATACGTCGTAATGGTGTATTACTACCTCTTCCCTGCATTTTCATACCTTGCTCCTATCTTCATAGGCTGGGCTATAATCACCATGATATACGGGGGGCTTAACGCTTTAGCACAGAGAGATTTTAAGAGGTTCTTGGCCTATTCTAGCGTCTCCCAGATGGGTTATATGTTGCTCGGGGCATCCATTTCCCTATACTTAGGCCTGAAGTCTACAGTTTTAGAATTACCTTTGGGTGTAATAGCGTCAGTCCTTATCTACGTCTCTCATGGGCTGGGTAAAGCCCTACTCTTCATGAGTGCGGGTGCGTCAATAACTGAACTTGAAGAGCGTGATATAGAAAAGTTAGGAGGCTTATACTTAGTGTCCCCCCTACACTCGACCTTAGCATTTATTGGACTACTTAACATCCTAGGGCTTCCTCCTTCGATCGGCCTCGTTAGCGAAGTACTCCTCTTATTGGCTGTAGGGCAAATGGCTGGTATAGTAGGTTTAGGCTGGCTCATAGTCCTTGTGGCGTTGTTGATGATAGCTATAGGTATTTCGTCAGCTTACGGTACCTACCTATTTAAGAAAGTTTACAGCGGGCTGAAAGAGGTAAAAGTAGACCTTGACAAGGCGGTCGAGTATTCAATACCTATGGTTATAATCGCTGTAACAAGCGTCTTTTTCTTC belongs to Stygiolobus caldivivus and includes:
- a CDS encoding NADH-quinone oxidoreductase subunit J, whose amino-acid sequence is MYQTNDFQLSLFIIFSVFSIASALFITRQRNVFYASVGLAFLGIATAVLIALLNPSAYAFYSAFHLFLYVGSAVVFLSISLVVFRGLEVREVQIPWAGLVALVVGALTFLGLFVTFTSLTGIKYTPVTFNLVQFANTFLQQYWFPTVILVIALLTTMIEALSLARGERS
- a CDS encoding NADH-quinone oxidoreductase subunit K translates to MVILGDLGLVIAIILLAIGAYGLLNSKNIIRVLLSSEIIVNASILMVFSASSILNHVYLPIFFSIFAIGMALIEVVVAFAAIFLYYRTKGSLEVE